GTTTGATTGCCTCGGTCACATCTTCGTGAATCTCGTACCAGACCAAGGATTTCAATCCATGTTTCTCGCAAAAACCATCCACAAAAGCTTCTTTGTGCTGCCAGGTACGTTTGATCAAATCTGAGGTAACGCCGATATACAACGTACCTCGCAACTTGTTCGACATCACGTAAACGTAACTAGCCATTCCGTAAAATGGATTCCCGCGTTCGCGGGAATGACACTATCTATCTTGGTTATTCACCGTTTAAATTATTTACCGTTGGCCGCAGCAACAACCTTCTGCGCCGCTTCTTCCATGCTGTCCGCCGAGATGATCGGCAGGCCGGAGTCGGCCAGCATTTTCTTGCCGATTTCTTCGTTGGTGCCCTTCATGCGGACGACCAGCGGTACTTGCAGCGAAACGGCTTTGGATGCAGTGATAACGCCTTCGGCGATCACGTCGCAGCGCATGATGCCGCCGAAGATGTTGACCAGGATGGCTTTCAGGCCTGGGTTCTTCAACATGATCTTGAACGCTTCAGTGACTTTCTCAGCAGTAGCGCCGCCGCCGACGTCGAGGAAGTTGGCTGGTTCGCCGCCGAACAGCTTGATGGTGTCCATGGTGGCCATGGCCAGACCGGCGCCGTTCACCAGGCAGCCGATATTGCCGTCGAGCGAGATGTAAGCCAGGTCGAACTTGGAAGCTTCGATTTCAGCTGGATCTTCTTCGTCCAGATCGCGGTAAGCGACGATTTCTGGGTGACGGAACAAGGCGTTGGCGTCGAAGTTGAACTTGGCGTCCAGTGCGATGACTTTACCGGAACCGGTAACGATCAGCGGGTTGATTTCAGCCAGCGACGAATCGGTATCCCAGTACGCTTTGTACAGGCCTTGCAATTGCTTGCGTGCGTCGGCGATCGAACCGGCTGGTACGCCGATCTTGGTCGAGATGCTGTCTGCTTCGGCGTCGGTCAGGCCGGTAGCCGGATCGATCACAACTTGGTGGATCTTTTCTGGGTGGCTGGCTGCAACTTCTTCGATGTCCATGCCGCCTTCGCTCGATGCCATCAGCACCACGCGTTGGGTAACACGGTCGGTAACCATACTGACGTACAGTTCTTGCTTGATGTCAGCGCCTTCTTCGATCAGCAAGCGGCGTACTTTTTGGCCTTCTGGGCCGGTTTGATGCGTCACCAGTTGCATGCCGAGGATCTGGTTGGCGTATTCACGCACTTGTTCCAGCGACTTGGCAACTTTCACGCCGCCGCCCTTGCCGCGACCACCAGCGTGGATCTGGGCTTTGACAACCCAAACCGAACCGCCGAGGGTTTCAGCTGCCTTGACCGCATCATCGACGCTCAGGCACGGGATGCCACGCGGTGTTGTCACTCCGAACTGACGGAGAATTTCTTTACCCTGATACTCATGGATCTTCATACGAGCTTCCCTTCTGACACTTAATTAAATGAAATTGCTTGGTTGGATAAATTAGATTGGGAGTCAACTGCTGATGGAGGGCTGATTGCCCACTTCGGATAATATTTGGCGACAACTGCGCCTTCACTACGTAAAGCATGACAACGATCGAGCTGTGGCGGCCTTTTCTGCTCCGCCAGCGGATCTGAAACATTCGGTCGATTTACTTCGCCGCCAAAGGCCTGCAATGCCGCGGTCGGTAATATCTGCGCCAGTTCGGTCAGATGGGTGCAACCAAGCGCGCCGCCGATACGCTCCTTGAGCGCATGACGAAAGCCCTTGACCAGGCTTAAGCCGATCAACTTTTTATAATCAGGACCAATTGTGTTGCAATAACCAGGATATGGCACCGCTTCGGAATTTGCCTCGATGTCGACGACGACAAACTCGCGATCTAGCGTCAATCTTAACCACAGACTATGCAATGGCGCGCCCGCCGGCAAGTTTCCGGAAGGCAATGACAGATCAAAAGGTTTGGTATCGGTAACATGCGCGTCGATATCCCACAAGCCATCATCGCGTACAAAAGCTTCGACGTGAATCGCGCGGGTGTGCTTTAGCGCTCGGCGGGGGATAGAGGGTGTCAGAGACATATCGGTGGACTAATTTGCGTATCGTTACCACAGTTTCTATGGCAACTGCCGCTCCTGCGGTTTGCAAAAACCCCAAAAGTGTAGCACAGCTTATGCCGCCTTACAGATTTTGATCGACTATTGCAAAATAGCCATCGAACGCCGCCGGGACGGGGATGTCGCAATGCATCCCGATTCACTCATCCTCATATTCATCGCCGCCGCCCTTCACCGCGGCCTGTATTGCCCGGTGCGAAAACCCGCGTTGCAGCAGGAAACGCATTTGCTTGGCGCGCTCGGCGGCATCGGCCGGTGGCTGGTTGAATTTCTTGCGCCAGACTTCGCGCGCGCGGCCGACTTCGCCGCTGGCCAGGTCGGCTTTGATATCTACCAATGACTCGGCGTCGATACCATGGCTTTGCAGTTCGGAGAGGATGCGGCTGTTGCCGTAGCGATGGGCGCGGCGGTGGATCAGGGATTCTGAAAAGCGCGATTGGGACAGGAGTTTTGCGGCTTCCAGCGTGTCGAGCAGGGCTTCGATGTCGTCGCCTTCCTGCGCGTAACGCGACAATTTTCGCGCCAGTTCCAGGCGGCTGTGTTCACGCGCCGACAGATAGCGCAGCGCCCTGCCCTTCAGGCTGATTTGCAGTTTGGCCATCTCCGCTTTCCCGGTAATGCTGATTAAATGGTGCTGATTGGTCGTTACTTTGGTCGTTACTTGTCACTTAGCAAATCGCGTTTATTACATAGCGCCTGCTGTGTTCTATCGTGCGCCGCAAACAACAACGCCCTTCAAAAACCCGTTGTGCGGAATTTTATGAAAGGCGTTCTTGATTGACCAGCCTGTTTCTTACTTAACTGCTTAAGCGAGAAGCGAGGCCAGTCAGGATATTAAACCGGCTCTTCCGACTTTGCTGCTGCAGCAGCTGCGGCCTTGTTGGCCTTGGCTGCGGCTTTTTCAGCCTTGTCGCCGCCGTCCGACTTGATCGCGCCGAGTTCTGGCACGCCCAGGGAAGCGCGCACCTTGTTCTCGATTTCACGCGCCAGTTCTGGCCGTTCTTTCAAGTAGGTACGGGCGTTGTCCTTGCCCTGGCCGATGCGTTCGCCGTTGTAGCTGTACCAGGCGCCCGACTTTTCAACGATCTTGGCATCGGAACCGAGATCGAGGATTTCACCTTCGCGCGATGTGCCTTCGCCATACAGGATGTCGAAATGCGCTTCCTTGAATGGCGGCGCGATCTTGTTCTTGACGACCTTGACCTTGGTTTCGTTGCCGATGACTTCGTCGCCGGATTTGATCGAGCCGGTACGGCGGATATCCAGGCGCACCGAAGCGTAGAACTTCAGGGCGTTACCACCGGTGGTGGTTTCCGGATTGCCGAACATGACGCCGATCTTCATGCGGATCTGGTTGATGAAGATCACCAGCGTGTTGGTGCGGTTGATGCTGCCGGTCAGCTTGCGCAGCGCTTGCGACATCAGACGCGCTTGCAGGCCTGGCAGGGAATCGCCCATGTCGCCTTCGATTTCAGCGCGTGGCGTCAAGGCTGCAACCGAGTCGACCACGATCAGGTCAACGCCGCCCGAGCGCACCAGCGCATCGGTGATTTCCAGCGCTTGTTCGCCGGTATCCGGTTGCGAAATCAGCAGTTCGGACAGGTTGATGCCCAATTTCTGTGCGTAACCGACGTCCAGTGCGTGTTCCGCATCGATAAACGCGCAGGTGCCGCCGAGCTTTTGCATTTCGGCGATAGTCTGCAGCGTCAGCGTGGTTTTACCGGACGATTCAGGACCGTAGATTTCGACTACCCGGCCGCGCGGCAAGCCGCCGACGCCCAGGGCGATATCCAGGCCGAGCGAGCCGGTCGAGACCACTTGCACTTCTTCGACCACGGCGCCGTCTTCCATGCGCATGACCGAACCTTTGCCGAATTGTTTCTCGATTTGCGCCAAGGCCGCGGCAAGGGCCTTGCTTTTATCCGGATTGGGTGCGGATTTTTTATCGTCCATAGCTATTCTTTCGGCAAAAATGGTGAGGAATCTGGAACCTGTGCTTTAGCTTCAGGTAGCACTGTATAAAAAAACAGTGATTTATGCAAGCACTGTCGCATTTTTCTACAAATATGGACGTATTGTATGTGCAGAAATCATGGACTGGCATGCGCTCGCTTGAAAATCCGATCAAGAAATCACGCTTTAGGGCGGCACTTAACGCCATGCCGCCAAATTGCATTGGCGCAGTTCATGCTTAATACGCATATCGTTATCCGGATTTGTAAAAAGCATGCCGGGCCGGCAAGAGAGTGCAATAATTGTCGCGCACATCCTCTGTGGCAGCGAACGACCGTCTGCCGACTTACAGTGGGGTCATGC
This DNA window, taken from Collimonas arenae, encodes the following:
- the recX gene encoding recombination regulator RecX produces the protein MAKLQISLKGRALRYLSAREHSRLELARKLSRYAQEGDDIEALLDTLEAAKLLSQSRFSESLIHRRAHRYGNSRILSELQSHGIDAESLVDIKADLASGEVGRAREVWRKKFNQPPADAAERAKQMRFLLQRGFSHRAIQAAVKGGGDEYEDE
- the recA gene encoding recombinase RecA, with product MDDKKSAPNPDKSKALAAALAQIEKQFGKGSVMRMEDGAVVEEVQVVSTGSLGLDIALGVGGLPRGRVVEIYGPESSGKTTLTLQTIAEMQKLGGTCAFIDAEHALDVGYAQKLGINLSELLISQPDTGEQALEITDALVRSGGVDLIVVDSVAALTPRAEIEGDMGDSLPGLQARLMSQALRKLTGSINRTNTLVIFINQIRMKIGVMFGNPETTTGGNALKFYASVRLDIRRTGSIKSGDEVIGNETKVKVVKNKIAPPFKEAHFDILYGEGTSREGEILDLGSDAKIVEKSGAWYSYNGERIGQGKDNARTYLKERPELAREIENKVRASLGVPELGAIKSDGGDKAEKAAAKANKAAAAAAAKSEEPV
- a CDS encoding DUF2889 domain-containing protein; this encodes MSLTPSIPRRALKHTRAIHVEAFVRDDGLWDIDAHVTDTKPFDLSLPSGNLPAGAPLHSLWLRLTLDREFVVVDIEANSEAVPYPGYCNTIGPDYKKLIGLSLVKGFRHALKERIGGALGCTHLTELAQILPTAALQAFGGEVNRPNVSDPLAEQKRPPQLDRCHALRSEGAVVAKYYPKWAISPPSAVDSQSNLSNQAISFN
- a CDS encoding GIY-YIG nuclease family protein, which gives rise to MASYVYVMSNKLRGTLYIGVTSDLIKRTWQHKEAFVDGFCEKHGLKSLVWYEIHEDVTEAIKREKQLKKWNRMWKIHLIEQSNPNWQDLYPGLLN